The uncultured Desulfobulbus sp. genome window below encodes:
- a CDS encoding Crp/Fnr family transcriptional regulator — protein MAEKYDLLAASLLFQGLTQEHLEKVSSITIRKSYKKGETIFFEGDPGIGFYMVSKGQVKIFKTSFEGKEQILHIFGPGEPFGEVPVFHGNPFPANALALSACETLFFPRAEFVELITAHPSLALNMLAVLALRLRRFTTQVENLSLKEVPGRLASHLLYLMEEQGRRDQITLDIPKGQLASLLGTSSETLSRIFSKMSDEGLIRVEGKTIVILDEEGLKKR, from the coding sequence ATGGCAGAAAAATACGATCTCCTTGCGGCAAGCCTTCTCTTTCAAGGACTTACCCAAGAGCACCTAGAAAAAGTCAGCTCCATAACGATTCGCAAATCCTACAAAAAAGGAGAAACTATCTTTTTTGAAGGGGATCCGGGCATCGGCTTTTACATGGTTAGCAAGGGGCAGGTGAAAATTTTCAAAACCTCCTTTGAGGGTAAGGAACAGATCCTCCACATCTTTGGTCCGGGCGAGCCCTTTGGCGAGGTACCGGTCTTTCACGGCAACCCCTTTCCGGCCAACGCTCTGGCCTTAAGCGCCTGTGAGACCTTATTTTTTCCTCGAGCTGAATTTGTGGAATTGATAACGGCCCACCCTTCCCTTGCGCTTAACATGCTCGCTGTCCTGGCCCTGCGGCTACGCCGTTTCACCACCCAGGTGGAAAATCTCTCCCTCAAAGAGGTGCCAGGCAGACTGGCCTCGCACCTGCTCTATCTCATGGAGGAACAGGGACGTAGAGATCAGATCACCCTGGATATCCCCAAAGGGCAGTTGGCCAGCCTCTTGGGAACCAGCTCTGAGACCTTATCCCGTATTTTCAGCAAAATGAGCGATGAGGGACTGATTCGAGTCGAAGGAAAAACTATTGTCATCCTCGATGAAGAGGGCTTGAAAAAACGCTGA